A genome region from Salvelinus alpinus chromosome 26, SLU_Salpinus.1, whole genome shotgun sequence includes the following:
- the LOC139555208 gene encoding retinitis pigmentosa 9 protein homolog, which yields CKRYGHRTGDRECPFFIKGNQKLEHFRVAHEDPMYDMIRENKQNEKETRIQQLLQDATSSSDSSSSSSSTSESKKRKYKKNKEKKKKETPQVLQNQ from the exons TGCAAGCGTTATGGACACAGGACGGGGGACCGAGAGTGTCCCTTCTTCATCAAAGGAAACCAGAAGCTGGAGCATTTCAGAGTG GCACACGAAGACCCAATGTACGACATGATCAGAGAAAACAAACAGAATGAAAAAGAAACAAG GATCCAGCAGCTCCTGCAGGATGCTACCTCTTCCTCTGacagctcctcctcttcctcctccaccagtGAGAGCAAGAAGAGGAAATacaagaaaaataaagaaaagaagAAGAAGGAAACACCACAAGTCCTCCAAAACCAGTGA